Proteins encoded by one window of Mesorhizobium sp. INR15:
- a CDS encoding DUF2934 domain-containing protein — translation MVDDKDDRIRRRAYEIWQRSGEGHGEHQHHWDQASAETEREDRQPGEQAGAAMPGAVIMPAGEPDPLAAEALGMSGDERGRPSMGEAMSTKRPRRPGT, via the coding sequence ATGGTCGACGATAAAGACGATCGCATTCGGCGCCGTGCCTATGAAATCTGGCAAAGAAGTGGCGAGGGCCACGGCGAGCATCAGCATCACTGGGATCAGGCGAGCGCCGAAACTGAGCGTGAAGACAGACAGCCAGGCGAACAGGCCGGTGCGGCAATGCCTGGCGCGGTCATCATGCCGGCAGGCGAGCCGGACCCTCTCGCTGCCGAGGCGCTCGGGATGAGCGGCGATGAGCGGGGTCGCCCGTCGATGGGCGAGGCAATGTCGACCAAACGCCCGCGTCGACCGGGCACCTGA
- a CDS encoding ABC transporter ATP-binding protein/permease: MSQTKTRQKSARSKDRRTAEVEIEGHDAKAMTEDEDLAVPPPEANEPGLDVTPEEAEQARKKYLLERFWISARGYWSRNGDKLAWPFTIGLLALILMNVGFQYGINVWNRSIFDAIEKRDAHTVYILSIAFLPLVAGNASLVVAQVFLRMTIQRRWRSWMTTSVIGRWLTNGRYYQLNLVSGDHQNPEARIAEDLRVATESPVDFVAGVTTAFLSAATFIVVLWTIGGALTLPLGGSIITIPGFLVITAVIYAAITSTSMVFIGRHFVELSERKNQTEAEFRYTLTRVRENGESIALLGGEDEERSGIDATFANVLKQWALLTGQHMRTALVSQGSSLFAPVVPVLLCAPKFLDGSMTLGQVMQAASAFAIVQGAFGWLVDNYPRLADWNASARRIASLMMSLDGLERAEKSDALGRISHGQTDGAAMLSLKDLSVSLDDGTAVVKETEVAIEAGERVLVSGESGSGKSTLVRAIAGLWPWGEGSVNFHPDKSMFMLPQRPYIPSGTLRRATAYPAAADRWTLTEIKSALEKVGLGHLNNRVEEEAPWDQTLSGGEKQRLAFARLLLHAPDIVVLDEATAALDEKSQDKIMETIIRELPNVTVVSVAHRVELEAFHSRKITLERRKGGAKLVSDIDLIPRKGGRKFLASLLRRRRKST; encoded by the coding sequence ATGTCACAAACAAAAACCAGACAGAAATCCGCCCGTTCAAAAGATCGCCGCACAGCGGAGGTTGAAATCGAAGGGCATGATGCCAAGGCCATGACCGAGGACGAAGACTTGGCCGTCCCGCCACCTGAAGCGAACGAACCAGGCCTGGATGTGACGCCCGAGGAGGCCGAGCAGGCCCGCAAGAAATACCTTCTCGAGCGGTTCTGGATAAGTGCGCGCGGATATTGGAGCCGCAATGGCGACAAACTGGCGTGGCCATTCACAATCGGCCTTCTGGCGCTGATCCTGATGAATGTCGGTTTCCAGTATGGCATCAACGTTTGGAACCGCTCCATTTTCGACGCTATCGAAAAGCGCGATGCCCACACGGTGTATATCCTCAGCATTGCCTTTTTGCCGCTCGTGGCCGGCAACGCGAGCCTCGTCGTTGCGCAAGTCTTCCTTCGCATGACCATTCAGCGACGCTGGCGGTCCTGGATGACCACCTCGGTCATCGGGCGGTGGCTGACCAACGGCCGCTACTATCAGTTGAATCTCGTCAGCGGCGACCACCAGAATCCCGAGGCCCGGATCGCGGAAGACTTGCGCGTCGCCACTGAGTCCCCTGTCGATTTTGTCGCCGGCGTCACTACCGCGTTTTTATCGGCCGCAACTTTTATCGTCGTGCTTTGGACGATTGGCGGCGCCCTTACCTTGCCACTAGGGGGCTCGATCATCACCATTCCCGGCTTTCTGGTGATCACTGCCGTGATTTATGCCGCGATCACCTCCACCTCGATGGTATTCATAGGCCGCCATTTCGTTGAGCTGTCGGAGCGGAAAAACCAGACGGAGGCCGAATTTCGTTATACGCTGACGCGGGTGCGCGAAAACGGCGAGAGCATTGCATTGCTTGGCGGCGAGGACGAGGAGCGTAGCGGCATCGACGCTACTTTCGCAAACGTTCTTAAGCAGTGGGCGCTGCTGACAGGCCAGCACATGCGCACCGCCTTGGTGTCGCAAGGGTCAAGCCTGTTCGCGCCGGTGGTACCCGTTCTGCTGTGCGCACCAAAGTTTCTCGACGGGTCCATGACACTGGGTCAAGTCATGCAGGCCGCCTCGGCTTTCGCCATCGTACAGGGAGCGTTTGGTTGGCTGGTCGATAACTATCCCCGTCTCGCCGACTGGAACGCCTCTGCACGCCGGATCGCCTCACTGATGATGTCGCTTGATGGCCTTGAGCGCGCCGAAAAGAGCGACGCACTCGGACGGATCAGCCACGGTCAGACGGATGGCGCTGCCATGCTGAGCCTTAAGGATCTCTCGGTTTCCCTTGATGATGGAACCGCCGTCGTCAAGGAAACCGAGGTCGCAATCGAAGCCGGCGAACGCGTCTTGGTTTCCGGAGAATCCGGATCGGGCAAGTCGACCCTGGTTCGGGCGATCGCCGGCTTATGGCCGTGGGGCGAAGGCAGCGTTAATTTTCATCCTGACAAGAGCATGTTCATGCTGCCGCAGCGGCCATACATCCCGTCCGGGACGTTGCGCCGCGCGACGGCTTACCCTGCTGCGGCCGATCGCTGGACATTGACCGAGATCAAATCCGCCCTCGAAAAAGTCGGACTTGGGCACCTCAACAACCGCGTCGAGGAGGAGGCTCCTTGGGACCAAACACTGTCCGGCGGGGAAAAGCAGCGTCTCGCGTTCGCGCGTCTTTTGCTCCACGCCCCCGACATTGTCGTGTTGGACGAAGCCACGGCGGCTCTGGACGAGAAGAGCCAGGACAAGATCATGGAGACCATCATACGTGAGTTGCCAAATGTGACCGTCGTCAGCGTTGCGCACCGGGTTGAACTTGAAGCTTTTCATAGCCGCAAGATTACTTTGGAACGCCGCAAGGGCGGGGCGAAACTCGTAAGCGACATCGACCTTATCCCCCGCAAGGGTGGCCGGAAATTTCTTGCCAGCCTGCTTAGGCGTCGGCGCAAATCAACCTAG
- a CDS encoding sorbosone dehydrogenase family protein produces MNRPLTLRHGTLRRIGLALIAATALTLAACSEDAADPSTQIGPNPTLPEPQQYLIPPVNLAKVVGWTKEERPTVPAGLRINAMASGLSHPRSLYTLPNGDVLVIESQGPASEPVKRPKDLIMGFLQSLASSGGGGEPKPTNQITVLRDADGDGIPETKAVFLDHLNSPFGVALVGNDFYVANTDAIMRYPYTPGETKISDPGTVLTLLPGGPINHHWTKSLVASRDGTLLYVGVGSNSNITENGIQAEKDRAAIWEVDRASGRSRIFASGLRNPNGLSWEPKTGALWTVVNERDELGPNLVPDYMTSVKDGAFYGWPYSYFGQHVDPRVMPQRPDLVAKAIAPDYALSSHVAPLGLTFYTGSALPQSYQGGAFVGEHGSWDRPALNGYKVVFVPFKDGHPDGMAQDFVTGFLNGKDEARGRPVGLAIDRTGALLIADDVGNTVWRVTATAK; encoded by the coding sequence ATGAACCGCCCGTTGACGTTGCGGCATGGCACGCTGCGCCGCATTGGTTTGGCTTTGATCGCCGCGACAGCGCTGACGCTTGCGGCCTGCAGCGAGGATGCCGCAGACCCGAGCACCCAGATCGGCCCCAATCCGACATTGCCTGAACCGCAACAATATCTCATCCCGCCAGTGAACCTGGCCAAGGTTGTCGGATGGACAAAAGAGGAGAGGCCGACCGTCCCAGCCGGCCTGCGGATCAACGCCATGGCGAGTGGCCTGTCCCATCCACGGTCGCTTTACACCTTGCCTAACGGAGATGTCTTGGTGATCGAGTCGCAGGGGCCGGCAAGCGAGCCGGTCAAGCGGCCGAAGGACCTGATCATGGGCTTCCTGCAGTCGCTTGCCAGCTCAGGCGGCGGAGGCGAGCCAAAGCCGACCAACCAGATAACGGTGTTACGGGACGCGGACGGCGACGGGATACCGGAGACGAAGGCGGTTTTTCTGGATCACCTGAATTCGCCGTTTGGCGTGGCTTTGGTGGGCAATGACTTCTACGTTGCCAACACCGACGCGATCATGCGCTATCCCTATACGCCCGGCGAAACAAAAATCTCGGATCCGGGGACGGTGCTGACCCTCCTGCCCGGCGGCCCCATCAATCATCACTGGACGAAGAGCCTTGTCGCCAGCCGTGACGGGACTTTGCTCTATGTCGGCGTCGGCTCAAACAGCAACATCACCGAGAATGGCATCCAGGCGGAAAAGGATCGCGCCGCAATCTGGGAAGTAGACAGGGCCTCGGGCCGGTCCAGGATTTTTGCCAGTGGGCTGCGCAATCCAAACGGGCTATCGTGGGAGCCTAAGACCGGTGCGCTCTGGACCGTCGTCAACGAGCGCGACGAGCTCGGACCAAACCTGGTGCCCGACTATATGACCTCGGTCAAGGACGGTGCGTTTTATGGCTGGCCATACAGCTACTTTGGCCAGCACGTCGACCCAAGAGTCATGCCGCAGCGCCCTGATCTTGTGGCTAAGGCAATAGCACCAGACTATGCGCTGAGTTCTCATGTCGCGCCCTTGGGTCTGACTTTCTACACCGGAAGCGCGCTGCCGCAATCCTACCAGGGCGGGGCCTTTGTTGGCGAACATGGGAGTTGGGATCGCCCGGCACTCAACGGCTACAAGGTTGTCTTCGTCCCCTTCAAGGACGGCCATCCCGACGGTATGGCCCAGGACTTCGTTACCGGTTTTCTCAATGGCAAGGACGAAGCCCGAGGCCGTCCTGTCGGTCTGGCGATCGACAGGACTGGCGCTCTGCTGATCGCGGATGATGTCGGCAATACCGTATGGCGTGTCACCGCTACGGCAAAATGA
- a CDS encoding DUF2231 domain-containing protein: protein MLSKIDNSPIVVVDRHPIHAFLVPFPMACFSGALLTDLTYWRTAEMMWADFSAWLLAFGLVLGFLAALAGLFDYFTNRLVRRDARGWLHMIGSIAVLALSLLNAFVHSRDAWTSVVPTGMILSAVVVFLMIVSAFAGRSIAATTATAGHP from the coding sequence ATGCTCAGTAAGATCGACAATTCGCCTATCGTCGTTGTTGACCGCCACCCGATACACGCTTTCCTGGTCCCCTTCCCTATGGCGTGTTTCAGCGGTGCCCTGCTGACGGATCTCACGTACTGGCGCACGGCCGAGATGATGTGGGCCGATTTCTCGGCCTGGCTTCTGGCCTTCGGTTTGGTTCTCGGCTTTTTAGCAGCGCTCGCCGGTCTGTTTGACTACTTCACCAACCGCTTGGTTCGCCGTGACGCGAGGGGTTGGCTCCATATGATCGGCAGTATCGCGGTACTCGCGCTTTCCCTTCTCAACGCGTTCGTCCACAGCCGTGACGCCTGGACGTCAGTGGTGCCAACGGGGATGATCCTGTCGGCCGTCGTGGTGTTTTTGATGATCGTTTCCGCATTCGCGGGCCGCTCCATCGCAGCGACAACCGCGACCGCAGGTCACCCATGA
- a CDS encoding catalase has translation MAKQTKRAAASVATIHDQKPQRGEGGELHQTASGATPVMTTAQGGPVADDQNSLKVGARGPTVMEDFHFREKIFHFDHERIPERVVHARGYGAHGYFETYESLAKYTRADIFQRAGEKTPAFVRFSTVAGNKGSADLARDVRGFAVKLYTQEGNWDIVGNNMPVFFIQDAIKFPDLIHAAKAEPNSDFPQAQTAHDNFWDFISLTPESMHMIMWAVSDRAIPRSLRFMEGFGVHTFRLLNAKDESTFVKFLWKPKLGLQSVAWNEAVKINGADPDFHRRDLWDAVQAGNFPEWELRLQLFDQAFADSFDFDILDPTKLIPEEVLPPIPVGRLVLDRMPDNFFAETEQVAFMTQNVPPGVDFSNDPLLQGRNFSYLDTQIKRLGSTNFTHIPINAPKCPFHNFQQDGHMAMRNPVGRANYQPNSWEDGPRESPSKGFRSFVEVETGPKARLRSETFADHYSQARQFYISQQPVEQGHIAAALTFELSKVQTPVIRERIVSHLLNIDDGMAGRVADALGLKTMPKPADAAVPTRKDLHASDALSILKNGPGRFEGRKLGILVTEGTDAGMLNGLKQALTKAGATFDIIAPKVGGAKASDGSWIDAQQMIAGAPSVLYDAVALLPAKTAMADLLKESTARDFVADAFAHCKFIGFVEGAAPLLDKAGIAGDEGVIALVSAKDISGFMTKLGDLRFWAREPKVKAG, from the coding sequence ATGGCAAAGCAAACAAAAAGAGCGGCTGCCTCGGTGGCCACCATTCACGACCAGAAACCACAGCGCGGGGAAGGCGGCGAACTGCACCAGACTGCGTCAGGCGCCACGCCGGTGATGACGACCGCGCAGGGCGGCCCCGTAGCCGATGATCAGAACTCGCTCAAGGTAGGTGCCCGCGGCCCGACCGTGATGGAAGACTTCCATTTCCGCGAAAAGATCTTCCACTTCGATCACGAGCGCATTCCGGAGCGCGTGGTCCATGCGCGTGGCTACGGCGCCCACGGTTATTTCGAAACCTATGAATCGCTGGCCAAGTACACCCGCGCCGACATCTTCCAGCGCGCAGGCGAAAAGACGCCGGCATTCGTGCGCTTTTCCACCGTCGCCGGCAACAAGGGCTCGGCTGATCTTGCCCGCGATGTCCGCGGCTTCGCGGTCAAGCTTTACACTCAGGAAGGCAACTGGGACATCGTCGGCAACAACATGCCGGTCTTCTTCATCCAGGACGCGATCAAGTTTCCTGACCTGATTCACGCGGCCAAGGCCGAGCCGAACAGCGACTTTCCGCAGGCGCAGACCGCTCACGACAATTTCTGGGACTTTATTTCGCTCACCCCGGAAAGCATGCACATGATCATGTGGGCCGTGTCCGACCGCGCCATCCCCCGGTCCTTGCGGTTCATGGAAGGGTTCGGCGTCCACACCTTCCGCCTGCTCAACGCCAAGGATGAATCAACCTTCGTGAAATTCCTCTGGAAGCCCAAGCTCGGCCTGCAGTCGGTCGCCTGGAACGAGGCGGTCAAGATCAACGGCGCCGATCCCGATTTCCATCGTCGCGATCTTTGGGACGCCGTCCAGGCAGGCAATTTCCCGGAATGGGAGTTGCGGCTGCAGCTGTTCGACCAGGCATTCGCCGACAGTTTTGACTTCGACATTCTGGACCCGACCAAACTCATTCCCGAAGAGGTGCTGCCGCCGATACCGGTCGGCCGTCTGGTGCTCGACCGCATGCCCGATAATTTCTTCGCGGAGACCGAGCAGGTTGCGTTCATGACGCAGAACGTTCCGCCCGGCGTGGACTTCTCGAACGATCCGCTGCTCCAGGGCCGGAACTTCTCTTACCTCGACACGCAGATCAAACGGCTGGGCAGTACCAATTTCACCCACATCCCGATCAACGCGCCGAAATGTCCATTTCACAATTTCCAGCAAGACGGTCACATGGCGATGCGCAACCCGGTCGGGCGCGCCAACTACCAACCCAATTCCTGGGAGGACGGCCCGCGCGAGTCGCCATCCAAGGGGTTCCGCTCCTTCGTCGAGGTCGAAACCGGACCGAAGGCGCGCCTGCGTTCGGAGACCTTTGCCGACCATTACAGCCAGGCACGCCAGTTCTACATAAGCCAGCAGCCTGTCGAACAAGGCCACATCGCCGCAGCGCTGACGTTTGAGTTGAGCAAGGTGCAAACCCCCGTTATCCGCGAGCGGATCGTATCCCATCTTCTCAACATCGATGACGGGATGGCGGGCAGGGTGGCGGATGCGCTGGGACTGAAAACCATGCCGAAGCCCGCCGATGCGGCGGTGCCGACGCGCAAGGACCTTCACGCGTCGGATGCGCTCAGCATCCTCAAGAATGGACCCGGGCGTTTCGAGGGCCGCAAGCTTGGCATATTGGTGACCGAAGGCACGGACGCCGGTATGCTCAATGGCCTGAAGCAGGCACTGACCAAGGCCGGGGCGACGTTCGACATCATTGCGCCGAAAGTCGGCGGCGCAAAGGCGAGCGACGGCAGCTGGATCGATGCGCAGCAGATGATCGCGGGCGCGCCGTCCGTTCTCTACGATGCGGTTGCGCTGTTGCCGGCAAAGACTGCAATGGCCGATCTGTTGAAGGAATCCACGGCCCGCGACTTCGTCGCCGATGCCTTCGCGCACTGCAAGTTCATCGGCTTCGTTGAGGGGGCGGCCCCGCTCCTCGACAAAGCCGGCATTGCAGGCGATGAGGGGGTCATCGCCCTGGTATCCGCCAAGGATATCTCAGGCTTCATGACCAAGCTTGGCGATCTGCGCTTCTGGGCGCGCGAGCCGAAGGTGAAGGCGGGCTGA
- a CDS encoding recombinase family protein yields MSTERQIYSINNQRDAIRNYAEVMGYEIVATYEDPGRSGLNIWGRPGLTRLIEDIESRRADFETVVVYDVSRWGRFQNTDESASYEYRCQRAGVRIEFCAELFVNDGSIGSDVLKAIKRSMAAEYSRMLSNRVFAGQSRIIKLGFSGGGPAGYGYRRLLIDGSGNPKAMLYRDERKGLASDRVILVPGPKSEISTVRWIFNQFVKKEKTEVEIASALNARGLVTELGRPWTRACVSSILASEKYIGNSVWNRISHRLLQNRVRNPPSAFVRADDVIEPLVTRALFDRAQAIKTARTYVRPDEELLADLTRLLKERGKLSSPIIDAAPGCHSANIYWHRFGSMKAAYKLIGYDASANFRKLDIRNGLDRIRQETIDNLISDIGRVGGSARYDPRTKLMLVNEEFSVAIWIAQYRIIVTGYPRWPFWKRGLVGPDVTILIRMESDHQTVRDFLIAPAHEAQSALRMLKAGNGVRLDAFLFASLDPVVEMARREPIPASV; encoded by the coding sequence ATGTCGACGGAGAGGCAAATCTACTCCATCAACAATCAAAGGGACGCGATCCGTAACTATGCAGAGGTCATGGGTTACGAGATCGTTGCCACGTATGAAGATCCCGGCCGAAGCGGGCTCAACATCTGGGGGCGCCCGGGTTTGACGCGGCTGATCGAAGATATTGAAAGCCGGCGGGCCGATTTCGAAACAGTCGTGGTCTATGACGTCAGCCGATGGGGGCGCTTTCAGAATACCGATGAAAGCGCCTCGTATGAATACCGGTGCCAAAGGGCAGGGGTGCGGATCGAGTTCTGCGCCGAGCTGTTCGTCAACGACGGGAGCATCGGGTCTGACGTACTGAAGGCCATCAAGCGCAGCATGGCCGCGGAGTACAGCCGCATGCTGTCGAACAGGGTCTTTGCCGGTCAAAGCCGCATAATCAAACTGGGTTTCAGCGGCGGTGGCCCCGCCGGATACGGCTACAGGCGCCTTCTTATTGACGGCTCGGGAAATCCCAAGGCAATGCTTTATCGCGACGAGCGAAAAGGTCTGGCCAGTGACCGCGTCATCCTTGTCCCTGGGCCTAAGAGTGAGATTTCGACTGTCCGATGGATATTCAACCAGTTCGTGAAAAAGGAAAAAACGGAAGTCGAAATTGCGTCTGCTTTAAACGCGCGCGGCCTGGTCACGGAGCTTGGCCGGCCATGGACCAGAGCGTGCGTAAGCTCGATCCTGGCCAGCGAGAAATATATCGGCAACAGTGTATGGAACCGGATATCCCATAGGCTCTTGCAAAACCGGGTGCGAAATCCGCCCAGCGCGTTTGTTCGCGCTGACGATGTCATCGAGCCGCTCGTAACCCGGGCGCTGTTTGATCGAGCGCAAGCCATCAAGACTGCGCGCACTTACGTCAGACCCGATGAGGAGTTGCTGGCCGATCTTACCAGGCTTCTGAAAGAGCGGGGGAAGCTGTCCAGCCCAATCATTGACGCGGCCCCCGGCTGTCATTCGGCCAACATTTACTGGCACCGATTTGGAAGCATGAAGGCCGCCTACAAGTTGATCGGATATGATGCGTCGGCGAATTTTCGAAAACTGGACATCCGCAACGGGCTCGATCGGATCCGGCAGGAAACAATCGACAACTTGATATCGGACATCGGCAGGGTCGGTGGCTCCGCGCGGTACGATCCCCGAACAAAGCTTATGCTTGTCAATGAGGAATTCTCCGTCGCGATTTGGATTGCGCAATATCGGATTATCGTCACCGGTTATCCACGCTGGCCATTCTGGAAGCGGGGTCTCGTTGGGCCGGACGTGACGATCTTGATCAGAATGGAGTCCGATCATCAGACTGTTCGTGACTTCCTGATCGCGCCCGCTCATGAGGCGCAGTCTGCTCTTCGCATGCTCAAGGCAGGCAATGGCGTGCGCCTCGATGCCTTCCTCTTCGCTTCGCTGGATCCTGTGGTGGAGATGGCGAGACGAGAACCGATTCCGGCAAGTGTATGA
- a CDS encoding plasmid partitioning protein RepB C-terminal domain-containing protein, producing the protein MNPLRGPGLLRTYKRQFDNMQEFIREGDAVQHQMESVVDAFGQILRIAAFRMLLQADGFVTLPSILAQASPDAGAKADISEDQATPLPPVAEPRLVGGICLDVLDMLNDFGAPLKIFGLLREVVPSRQLEIVRLMLAMDRVQFRVARVLIELTPRPQLTNPSAHRKRYEGVSASQMAEMETDLAKVCDEYLSAASAHGARMLNLIAVTSYFDRLLNNPKLVRYLARNFVEQLEVFQKLLDFREARYKKRAPTA; encoded by the coding sequence ATGAACCCGCTGCGTGGCCCCGGGTTGTTGCGGACCTACAAGCGCCAATTCGACAATATGCAGGAATTCATCAGGGAAGGCGACGCGGTACAACACCAGATGGAAAGTGTCGTCGATGCCTTTGGTCAAATTCTGCGCATCGCTGCATTTCGAATGTTGCTTCAAGCGGATGGTTTCGTAACGCTTCCTTCAATCTTGGCGCAAGCTTCGCCAGACGCCGGAGCGAAAGCCGATATCTCCGAAGACCAGGCGACTCCCTTGCCGCCGGTCGCCGAGCCGCGGCTTGTCGGAGGCATCTGCCTCGACGTTCTCGACATGCTGAATGATTTCGGTGCCCCCTTGAAGATTTTCGGCTTGTTAAGAGAGGTCGTGCCGAGCCGGCAGCTTGAAATTGTCCGGCTAATGCTCGCGATGGACCGCGTCCAATTTCGAGTAGCGAGGGTCTTGATCGAGCTTACACCACGGCCGCAACTCACCAATCCCTCGGCTCATAGAAAAAGATACGAGGGTGTCTCCGCGTCGCAAATGGCTGAGATGGAAACCGATCTTGCCAAGGTCTGCGATGAGTATCTGAGCGCTGCCAGCGCCCACGGCGCAAGAATGCTGAACCTGATCGCCGTCACGAGTTATTTTGACCGGTTGCTGAACAACCCCAAGCTCGTGCGGTATCTAGCGCGCAATTTCGTCGAGCAGCTTGAGGTGTTTCAGAAGTTGCTCGACTTCCGGGAGGCTCGATACAAGAAACGTGCGCCTACCGCTTGA
- a CDS encoding YihY/virulence factor BrkB family protein, translating into MPRRVHESWVLLRESVTGYITDNALSHGAAMAFYATTSLAPILIIVVAIAGLVVGDDAARLALSAEISGVMGPQSADLLKATLETASQRWSGTLATAVGLVTLSITASGVFGEMQQSLNEIWKVKPNGVTFSRLVRARAASLGLVAALGFLLLVSLAASTAISALGDIINAHLPFGETIVSIINTIVSFVLIALLFAAIYKILPDRSLKWRDVAVGSVVTTLLFTIGKSLIGWYIGTASIATSYGAAGALMVVLLWVYYSAQIFLFGAEITRAYSVRRGSRKDLARVVATADSGSQSVANAQHSPVNIGLAPTRGTADDKDVRAWIVISAVITVLAMRLFAARD; encoded by the coding sequence ATGCCACGCAGGGTTCATGAAAGTTGGGTTCTGCTTCGGGAAAGCGTTACCGGCTACATCACCGACAATGCTTTAAGCCACGGTGCAGCGATGGCATTTTACGCAACGACGTCGCTCGCGCCGATTCTCATCATCGTGGTCGCGATTGCCGGCCTTGTCGTGGGCGATGATGCGGCACGCCTTGCTCTGTCAGCCGAGATCTCCGGCGTGATGGGCCCGCAGAGTGCCGACCTTTTGAAAGCAACGCTGGAAACCGCTTCGCAGCGATGGTCCGGCACGCTCGCCACGGCGGTCGGGCTGGTGACCCTGTCCATCACCGCCTCCGGTGTGTTCGGAGAAATGCAGCAATCGCTGAACGAAATTTGGAAGGTGAAGCCGAATGGCGTCACCTTTTCGCGTCTGGTGCGGGCGCGGGCAGCCAGTCTTGGCCTCGTCGCGGCGCTGGGTTTCCTGCTTCTCGTATCGCTCGCAGCAAGCACCGCGATCTCGGCACTCGGCGACATTATCAATGCGCACCTGCCGTTTGGCGAAACGATTGTAAGTATCATCAACACCATCGTTTCCTTTGTGCTGATCGCCCTTCTCTTCGCCGCGATCTACAAGATATTGCCGGACCGGTCGCTCAAATGGCGCGATGTCGCCGTTGGCTCGGTCGTCACAACGCTGCTTTTCACAATCGGAAAATCACTGATCGGCTGGTACATCGGGACCGCATCGATCGCGACCTCATATGGCGCCGCGGGAGCTCTGATGGTCGTGCTGTTGTGGGTCTATTACTCGGCGCAGATCTTCCTCTTCGGGGCTGAGATCACGCGGGCCTATTCCGTGCGGCGCGGCAGCCGCAAGGACCTTGCGCGGGTCGTGGCTACAGCCGATAGTGGATCCCAATCAGTTGCCAACGCGCAGCATTCGCCGGTGAACATCGGACTTGCTCCGACCCGCGGGACAGCCGATGACAAAGACGTCCGCGCATGGATCGTGATCAGTGCCGTGATCACGGTGCTTGCCATGCGCCTCTTTGCTGCTCGCGATTAA
- a CDS encoding DUF3309 family protein: protein MGLGTILIIILVVALLGGFSGLGGGPFYGTGYYGGGGLGLVLIIVIILVVLGRI from the coding sequence ATGGGCTTGGGCACCATTCTCATCATCATTCTGGTTGTGGCATTGCTGGGAGGCTTCAGTGGCCTCGGCGGTGGACCGTTCTATGGCACCGGCTATTACGGCGGCGGCGGCCTAGGGCTGGTTTTGATCATCGTGATCATACTTGTCGTCCTGGGGCGGATTTAG
- a CDS encoding flavodoxin family protein, whose translation MSLTAFALNCTLKTSADSEKSSTDRLLGDLMAAMVPHGVKGEISRALDYDVKPGVLSDMGDGDDWPELRKKIVGADIFILGLPIWMGQPSSVAKRMLERMDAFLSETDAKGRMPAAGKVALVAIVGNEDGAHHCHAECFQALNDVGFTIPANSGIYWVGEAMGDVNYIDLPAAPEAVVGMIEMAASNAAHLAKLLKVKHYPGLAG comes from the coding sequence ATGTCACTCACCGCTTTCGCTCTTAACTGCACCCTGAAGACATCGGCTGATTCCGAGAAATCGTCCACGGACAGACTTCTTGGAGACTTGATGGCAGCGATGGTGCCGCACGGCGTCAAGGGCGAAATCAGCCGAGCATTGGATTACGACGTCAAACCTGGTGTCCTTTCAGATATGGGAGATGGCGACGATTGGCCCGAGCTTCGCAAGAAGATTGTCGGCGCCGATATCTTCATTCTCGGGCTGCCCATCTGGATGGGGCAGCCGTCAAGCGTGGCCAAACGGATGCTTGAACGCATGGACGCATTCTTGTCGGAAACCGATGCCAAGGGCCGGATGCCAGCCGCCGGGAAGGTTGCACTCGTCGCTATTGTTGGCAACGAGGATGGTGCTCATCATTGTCACGCCGAGTGTTTCCAGGCACTCAACGATGTCGGGTTCACTATTCCGGCAAACTCTGGCATTTACTGGGTTGGCGAGGCGATGGGCGACGTCAATTATATAGACCTCCCCGCAGCGCCCGAGGCGGTTGTCGGCATGATCGAGATGGCGGCTTCAAATGCCGCCCATCTGGCCAAACTTCTGAAAGTGAAACACTACCCGGGCCTGGCTGGATAG
- a CDS encoding pyridoxamine 5'-phosphate oxidase family protein has product MATLWEKTDAAWWDDADDPEIRLITVAPDEGELWDSPGLVVATAKMVFAAVTGARPNVGDNAKVDL; this is encoded by the coding sequence ATCGCCACTCTTTGGGAAAAGACCGACGCAGCCTGGTGGGACGATGCTGACGATCCAGAAATTCGCCTGATAACGGTGGCCCCTGACGAAGGCGAATTGTGGGACAGTCCAGGGCTGGTCGTCGCTACCGCGAAGATGGTGTTCGCCGCTGTCACCGGTGCCAGGCCGAATGTGGGCGACAACGCAAAAGTTGACCTCTGA